The Salvelinus alpinus chromosome 10, SLU_Salpinus.1, whole genome shotgun sequence genome includes the window cttggcctccacaatcacccgacctcaatccaattgagatggtttgggatgagttggaccgcagagtgaaggaaaaatagccaacaagtgctcagcatatgtggtaactccttcaagttggaaaagcattccaggtgaagctggttgagagaatgccaagtgtgcaaagctgtcatcaaagcaaagggtggctactttgaagaatctaaaatatattttgatttatttaacacttttttggtaactacatgtttccatgtgttatttcatagttttgatgtcttcactattatttaaaaattttgaaaatagtaaaaaataaataaaaacccttaaaatgagtaggtgtctaaacttttgactgttactgtatgtctgtgttcaAACAAATAGGAACTGCTAGTATTGAAATAAGGTAACAGTGCTTTACATGTCCCTTACCTTCAGGGTTGATTTGTGGCTCAAACTTCTCAGAGGTGACCTCACTGAGGTCCTCAGGACGCAGGCTCCAGACACTGACCCCCTCTGCTGCCCCCGCAGCCATGGCCGCCCCCAGGGCAGTGGTCTCAGGCATGGAGGGCTTCACTACAGACAACACATTCTTCCTCATCATTGTTGATATTAACATTAACATAGTTTGTGTgaacgagagacagacagacttatagagaaagaaacagagagagagagtctcttaCCAACGGGGATGCAGAGTATATCAGCTTGTAGCTGCATCAGTAGTCTGTTGGAGGTCATGCCCCCGTCCACCTGGAGCTGGGTCAGAGGGATGCCACTGTCCTGGTTCATCGCATCCAGGATCTCTCGAGTCTGAAAACAGACAGCTTCCAATGCAGCGAAGGCCAGGTGACTCTTGTTAGTGAACTGAGTCAGACCACAGATTATCCTGTGTATGAGAGCGAGATAAGTTATTTTACACTTCTTGATTTAACTTTCCTTCTTGACCAAATTTAAGGGAAAGAGAATGAGCTCATTTAAAGACTATGCTGAATCCAAGTTGTtatagtacatttacatttacatttaagtcatttagcagacgctcttatccagagcgacttacaaattggaaagttcatacatattcatcctggtccccccgtggggaatgaacccacaaccctggcgttgcaagcgccatgctctaccaactgagccacacgggaccacagtaCTCACCCTCGTGCACTGGGCTCCCAGTAGGGGGCGTACAGACCAGAGAACGCCGGGACAAAGTAACAACCGTACGACGTGCCCACTGAAGCCGCCAGTTTCTCTGAGGATGAAGGAAACGAGGAGGAAAGGAAACGAGAGGTATGGAGACGAGAGGGAGTTATGTCATGAGGTGTTCTGGAACACACCCCTCTACTAGTGTTGTGAAGGACAGGACTTCCCCTTACCCAGCTCTGTGGAAGTCTGAATGATCCCCAGGTTGTCCTTCAGCCAGCGAACCACAGCCCCCGCTATGGCCACTGAGCCCTGGCAACGACCAATCATAGACCAGTAGGGGAATTAAGGACCATTCAGAAAATAGAACTGACAACAACAGACCAATCAGGTCAGCGATGACTGCATAATAGTGCTGTACAAGTTTAATCTATGATCCATGCCTACCTCTAGTGCGTAGCAGGCAGGTTTGTCCCGACCTAGTTTGTACGCCACCGTGGTTAGTAGGCCATGCTCCGACATGACAGGCTTCAAAAGAAAACATGATAACAGTTAAACAGATCTTTCAAGAGATAGGCAAATGCCTGTCTAGGCTGAGTGATGTCACAGATGAATGTTCCAcatcttatttttttaaagatcatTTGGAAGAAAATCACCTTGGCTCCAGTGTTTCTGAGTAGAAAGCAGCCAGTTCCATATCTGAAAGGTAGTCATACCTGGTCACTGACGTTTATCACAGCAAAATATCTTACAGTACATCCCAAATATATGGTTATATCACCAGCTATGAAAAACCTATGGAGAGGTCTTACGTGTTTTTAGCCTGCCCTTCCTGAAAGCACATCTGTCCAACAAGAGCAGCCGATTGGTCCCCAAGACACTGTAAACAAAGACCCTTCAGATTGGTGGGAACAGGTGCCAATCACTCCTCATAACATCAGGAAATGTAATAAGAGACATTGAATAGAGTAAGACAGGATGTTTCAAAACCTACCCCTGAGATGGGTATGCCACTAAGAGAGCCCGATTTCTGTCAAAGAAACAAAACGTGTTAGAAAAATGAAACGGCTTCACAGCTTAAAATTCTGGCCAACTCTGTTACCACAAGACCCagcaaagcaagtctcttccctGTATAAAACGCCATGCCAGGTTGATGTTTTAAGCTGCCGTAGAAGTGTTGCTTGTGTACAGCCAGACTGTACAAGTGTTTTACTATACAGTATGGTGCTATAGCCAACACAAGTTCTCCATACAGCCAATCAAAGAGCATGAAGGAGACAGACGAATGTGGTTGTCTTGGAGACAAATGGTTTAAGAAACACAAGTCAAATATCTTCACTCCCATTGAACTCACTATAACCCTCAATCACCAAAAGGGGCTAGGGATCGAAATGGAACTGAGCCGACCGAAATGGAACTGAGCCGACCGAAATGGAACTGAGTGGAAGAGTGAAGAGATTTACGGGACAACTTGTAGAAACACGTCAACAGGATGAGGAGCAGCCAGACAGGAAGTAGACAGCAGCCCACTGAACACCTGGGCAAGGTGTGGGGCATTACAGTAAGGTGTAGGGCGGCATCATCCACAGTAGCGGAGCGGCATGCCACGACAGGAGCAGGAAGCACACACCCATCCAGTACATTTCCAATCTGATCCAGGACGGCTTGGTGAACGTCAGTTTCAGTCGGACCTGACTACTCAAGATGTGTTTTACAAAtacactacaaaagtatgtggacacctgctcatccaacatctcattccaaaaccatgggtattgatatggagttggtcccccccctttgctgctataacagcctccactcttctgggaaggcttcggGGACTTGCTCCATTCAGCCACagcagcattagtgaggtcggacactgatgttgggcgattaggcctggctcgcagtcggcgttccaattcatcccaaaggtgtttcaTGGCGTtaaagtcagggctctgtgtaaaccagtcatgttctccaacacagatcttgacaaaccatttctgtatggacctcgctttgtgcaaaggggcattgtcatgctgaaacaggaaagggccttcaccaaactgttgccacgaagttggaagtacagaatcctctagaatgtcattgtatgctgtagcgttaagatttcccttcactggaactagggGGCATAGCGCGACCCAAGAAaaacccagaccattattcctcctccaccaaactttacagttggcactatgcattggggcaggtagctttctcctggcatccaccaaacccagattcatccatcgtactgccagatggtgaagcgtgattcacacgtttccactgctccagagtccaatggtggcgagctttactccagcagatgcttggcattgcgcacggtgatcttaagcttgtttgtggctgctcggccatggaaacccatttcatgaagctcccaacgaacagttattgtgctgacgttgcttccagaggcagtttggatctcagtagtgagtgttgcaaccgaggacagacgatttttacgcgcttcagcactcgacgatcccgttctgtgagcttgtgtggcctaccatttcgcggctgagccattatTGCTCCTAGACAGTtcctcttcacaataacagcacttacagttgaccaggtcagctctagcagggcagaaatttgacgaactgacttgttagaaaggtggcatcctatgacagtgccatgttgaaggtcactgagctcttcagtaaggcccttctactgccaatgtttgtctatggagattgcatggctgtgtgctcgattttatacacctgtcagcaacgggtgtggctgaaatagccgattccaccaatttgaaggggtgtccacatactcttgtgtgtgtaatatatacagtgagggaaaaaagtatttgatcccctgctgattttgtacgtttgcccactgacaaagaaattatcagtctataattttaatggtaggtttatttgaacagtgagagacagaatatcaacaaaaaaatccagaaaaacgcatgtcaaaaatgttatgaattgatttgcattttaatgagggaaataagtatttgacccctctgcaaaacatgacttagtacttggtggcaaaacccttgttggcaatcacagaggtcagacgtttcttgcagttggccaccaggtttgcacacatctcaggagggattttgtcccactcctctttgcagatcttcttcaagtcattaaggttttgaggctgacgtttggcaactcgaaccttcagctccctccacagattttctatgggattaaggtctggatactggctaggccactccaggaccttaatgtgcttcttcttgagccactcctttgttgccttggccgtgtgttttgggtcattgtcatgctggaatacccatccacgacccattttcaataccctggctgagggaaggaggttttcacccaagatttgacggtacatggccccgtccatcgtccctttgatgcggtgaagctgtcctgtccctttagcagaaaaacacccccaaagcataatgtttccacctccatgtttgacggtggggatggtttcttggggtcataggcagcattcctcctcctccaaacacggcaagttgggttgatgccaaagaactcaattttggtctcatctgaccacaacacgttcacccagttgtcctctgaatcattcagatgttcattggcaaacttcagacgggcatgtatatgtgctttcttgagcagggggaccttgcgggcgctgcaggatttcagtccttcacggcatagtgtgttaccaattgttttcttgatgactatggtcccagctgccttgagatcattgacaagatcctcctgtgtagttctgggctgattcctcaccgttctcatgatcattgcaacttcacgaggtgagatcttgcatggagccccaggctgagggagattgacaggtcttttgtgtttcttccatttgcgaataatcacagaaactgttgtcaccttctcaccaagctgcttggcgatggtcttgtagcccattccagccttgtgtaggtctacaatcttgtccctgacatccttggagagctctttggtcttggccatggtggagagtttggaatctgattgattgattgcttctgtggacaggtatcttttatacaggtaagaaactgagattaggagcactccctttaagagtgtgctcctaatctccgttcgttacctgtatgaaagacacctgggagccagaaatctttttgattgagaaggggtcaaatacttatttccctcattaaaatgcaaatcaatttataacatttttgacatgcatttttctggatatttttgttgttattctgtctctcactgttcaaataaacctaccattaaaattatagactgataatatctttgtcagtgggcaaacgtacaaaatcagcaggggatcaaatacttttttccctcactgtatatactaTGTGTGTACCATGAAATTCTATTTCACCCAAACTTTTAAAATGCTTTATATCCTATACAATAAAGGGGGGGGATCAATATAAATACATTTAGGGTGAGGCGTAACTccctaaaaataaatatatttgtcTCAAAGCCTTCAAACGTCTCAACACATCTAACCATTGTCTTCTCTCAATGGCTTGGAAATGCACCTTTGGATGGTTCAATCACTTTGACACAGAAGCAAGATGACTGGGGATCACGGTCTGACATAGCAATAACAGTGATGAGGACATCGATGAAGACCCCAATACTCACCAGGCTAGAACATATTTTCTATAGACAACAGGGACACACACAAAAGAATGCTTGTGACAACACCTCAAGCAAGTACAGACTATGAAAAACAGACTAAATGCCCTACGAATGTGATTCATAAATGCTTATGATTGGATAGAAGTACAGCTAAGCACAGGTTCagttacataataataataagcaTGTTGAATAGACAGAGCAACACTTCATAATTCACCTTCTCCCAACCCACAGACATTCACACAAAGACAACGGGGACTTACCATTAAGCCGTAGATTTCTGAGGAACTCCTCACTTTTGGGAGAATCTCCATTGGAATATCAAAATACCTGAAAGAACGTGTCAAAAACAGGAACAGGTGTAAATACACAGAAGATATTGTCTCACTGAAATGGACATGTATGAGGGAGTACACTATGTAATGGACGTTCACCTACTTGCAGAGCTCTGGGTCCCAGTCCAGGGTGTGGATGTTAAACAGCATGGTCCTGCTGGCGTTGGTCACGTCTGTGCAGTGGACTCCCCCACTCTTCCCCCCTGTCAGACACTGTGGGGGGGCAAACACAGACACCTGTCAGACACTGTGTGGGGGGGAGGCAAACACAGACACCTGTCAGACACTGTGTGGGGGGGAGGCAAACACAGACACCTGTCAGacactgtgtggggggggggggggggcaaacacAGACACCTGTCAGACACTGTGGGGGGGGGCAAACACAGACACCTGTCAGAAATGGGGGGGGCAAAGACAGACACCTGTCAGACACTCGAGGGGGGCACAGACAATAATGGACACATGTAAGATCTAGTCAGAAACACAACAGAGGACAACTTGTCCTGGAGTAGACAGATGGCCATGGTGGCCTTTCCTATCCTtaccactcacacacagacatcatAAACACCATCTAAAGAGGTGTGTCCCTCCTACCCAGATGAGCCAGGAGTCGATGGTGCCGAACATGGCTCTGTGTGTCAGGACTGCCTCAGCGACCTCGTCCACATTATCCATCAGCCAGCGAAGCTTCACAGCACTGAAGTACGTACTGATTGGGAGACCAGTCTTGTGCTGAGCAGAGAGGGGGGGACAATTATACACATACCTCAGAGAGGGGGACAATTATAACACATACCTCAGAGAGGGGGACAATTATACACATACCTCAGAGAGGGGGACAATTATACACATACCTCAGAGAGGGGGGACAATTATACACATACCTCAGAGAGGGGGGACAATTATACACATACCTCAGAGAGGGGGACAATTATACACATACCTCAGAGAGGGGGGACAATTATACACATACCTCAGAGAGGGGGGACAATTATAACACATACCTCAGAGAGGGGGGACAATTATA containing:
- the LOC139532578 gene encoding glycerol kinase isoform X4, which gives rise to MNSRMAASSSRVMLGPLVAAIDQGTSSTRFLVFNAKTAELLSHHQVEINQSFPKEGWVEEDPKEILQSVYECMERTCEKLTQLNIDISNIKAIGVTNQRETTLVWDKETGEPLYNAIVWLDLRTQSTVERLINKTPGRNKNHLKHKTGLPISTYFSAVKLRWLMDNVDEVAEAVLTHRAMFGTIDSWLIWCLTGGKSGGVHCTDVTNASRTMLFNIHTLDWDPELCKYFDIPMEILPKVRSSSEIYGLMKSGSLSGIPISGCLGDQSAALVGQMCFQEGQAKNTYGTGCFLLRNTGAKPVMSEHGLLTTVAYKLGRDKPACYALEGSVAIAGAVVRWLKDNLGIIQTSTELEKLAASVGTSYGCYFVPAFSGLYAPYWEPSARGIICGLTQFTNKSHLAFAALEAVCFQTREILDAMNQDSGIPLTQLQVDGGMTSNRLLMQLQADILCIPVVKPSMPETTALGAAMAAGAAEGVSVWSLRPEDLSEVTSEKFEPQINPEESEFRYARWKKAVQRAMNWETTEPISNGNGETSIFSSVPLGFYILGSMLMLIGAKYIAGHK
- the LOC139532578 gene encoding glycerol kinase isoform X3 translates to MNSRMAASSSRVMLGPLVAAIDQGTSSTRFLVFNAKTAELLSHHQVEINQSFPKEGWVEEDPKEILQSVYECMERTCEKLTQLNIDISNIKAIGVTNQRETTLVWDKETGEPLYNAIVWLDLRTQSTVERLINKTPGRNKNHLKHKTGLPISTYFSAVKLRWLMDNVDEVAEAVLTHRAMFGTIDSWLIWCLTGGKSGGVHCTDVTNASRTMLFNIHTLDWDPELCKYFDIPMEILPKVRSSSEIYGLMKSGSLSGIPISGCLGDQSAALVGQMCFQEGQAKNTYGTGCFLLRNTGAKPVMSEHGLLTTVAYKLGRDKPACYALEGSVAIAGAVVRWLKDNLGIIQTSTELEKLAASVGTSYGCYFVPAFSGLYAPYWEPSARGIICGLTQFTNKSHLAFAALEAVCFQTREILDAMNQDSGIPLTQLQVDGGMTSNRLLMQLQADILCIPVVKPSMPETTALGAAMAAGAAEGVSVWSLRPEDLSEVTSEKFEPQINPEGQGAYESEFRYARWKKAVQRAMNWETTEPISNGNGETSIFSSVPLGFYILGSMLMLIGAKYIAGHK
- the LOC139532578 gene encoding glycerol kinase isoform X2; protein product: MNSRMAASSSRVMLGPLVAAIDQGTSSTRFLVFNAKTAELLSHHQVEINQSFPKEGWVEEDPKEILQSVYECMERTCEKLTQLNIDISNIKAIGVTNQRETTLVWDKETGEPLYNAIVWLDLRTQSTVERLINKTPGRNKNHLKHKTGLPISTYFSAVKLRWLMDNVDEVAEAVLTHRAMFGTIDSWLIWCLTGGKSGGVHCTDVTNASRTMLFNIHTLDWDPELCKYFDIPMEILPKVRSSSEIYGLMKICSSLKSGSLSGIPISGCLGDQSAALVGQMCFQEGQAKNTYGTGCFLLRNTGAKPVMSEHGLLTTVAYKLGRDKPACYALEGSVAIAGAVVRWLKDNLGIIQTSTELEKLAASVGTSYGCYFVPAFSGLYAPYWEPSARGIICGLTQFTNKSHLAFAALEAVCFQTREILDAMNQDSGIPLTQLQVDGGMTSNRLLMQLQADILCIPVVKPSMPETTALGAAMAAGAAEGVSVWSLRPEDLSEVTSEKFEPQINPEESEFRYARWKKAVQRAMNWETTEPISNGNGETSIFSSVPLGFYILGSMLMLIGAKYIAGHK
- the LOC139532578 gene encoding glycerol kinase isoform X5; protein product: MNSRMAASSSRVMLGPLVAAIDQGTSSTRFLVFNAKTAELLSHHQVEINQSFPKEGWVEEDPKEILQSVYECMERTCEKLTQLNIDISNIKAIGVTNQRETTLVWDKETGEPLYNAIVWLDLRTQSTVERLINKTPGRNKNHLKHKTGLPISTYFSAVKLRWLMDNVDEVAEAVLTHRAMFGTIDSWLIWCLTGGKSGGVHCTDVTNASRTMLFNIHTLDWDPELCKYFDIPMEILPKVRSSSEIYGLMKICSSLKSGSLSGIPISGCLGDQSAALVGQMCFQEGQAKNTYGTGCFLLRNTGAKPVMSEHGLLTTVAYKLGRDKPACYALEGSVAIAGAVVRWLKDNLGIIQTSTELEKLAASVGTSYGCYFVPAFSGLYAPYWEPSARGIICGLTQFTNKSHLAFAALEAVCFQTREILDAMNQDSGIPLTQLQVDGGMTSNRLLMQLQADILCIPVVKPSMPETTALGAAMAAGAAEGVSVWSLRPEDLSEVTSEKFEPQINPEGQGAYESEFRYARWKKAVQRAMNWETTEPISNGNGHK
- the LOC139532578 gene encoding glycerol kinase isoform X1 — encoded protein: MNSRMAASSSRVMLGPLVAAIDQGTSSTRFLVFNAKTAELLSHHQVEINQSFPKEGWVEEDPKEILQSVYECMERTCEKLTQLNIDISNIKAIGVTNQRETTLVWDKETGEPLYNAIVWLDLRTQSTVERLINKTPGRNKNHLKHKTGLPISTYFSAVKLRWLMDNVDEVAEAVLTHRAMFGTIDSWLIWCLTGGKSGGVHCTDVTNASRTMLFNIHTLDWDPELCKYFDIPMEILPKVRSSSEIYGLMKICSSLKSGSLSGIPISGCLGDQSAALVGQMCFQEGQAKNTYGTGCFLLRNTGAKPVMSEHGLLTTVAYKLGRDKPACYALEGSVAIAGAVVRWLKDNLGIIQTSTELEKLAASVGTSYGCYFVPAFSGLYAPYWEPSARGIICGLTQFTNKSHLAFAALEAVCFQTREILDAMNQDSGIPLTQLQVDGGMTSNRLLMQLQADILCIPVVKPSMPETTALGAAMAAGAAEGVSVWSLRPEDLSEVTSEKFEPQINPEGQGAYESEFRYARWKKAVQRAMNWETTEPISNGNGETSIFSSVPLGFYILGSMLMLIGAKYIAGHK
- the LOC139532578 gene encoding glycerol kinase isoform X7, producing MNSRMAASSSRVMLGPLVAAIDQGTSSTRFLVFNAKTAELLSHHQVEINQSFPKEGWVEEDPKEILQSVYECMERTCEKLTQLNIDISNIKAIGVTNQRETTLVWDKETGEPLYNAIVWLDLRTQSTVERLINKTPGRNKNHLKHKTGLPISTYFSAVKLRWLMDNVDEVAEAVLTHRAMFGTIDSWLIWCLTGGKSGGVHCTDVTNASRTMLFNIHTLDWDPELCKYFDIPMEILPKVRSSSEIYGLMKSGSLSGIPISGCLGDQSAALVGQMCFQEGQAKNTYGTGCFLLRNTGAKPVMSEHGLLTTVAYKLGRDKPACYALEGSVAIAGAVVRWLKDNLGIIQTSTELEKLAASVGTSYGCYFVPAFSGLYAPYWEPSARGIICGLTQFTNKSHLAFAALEAVCFQTREILDAMNQDSGIPLTQLQVDGGMTSNRLLMQLQADILCIPVVKPSMPETTALGAAMAAGAAEGVSVWSLRPEDLSEVTSEKFEPQINPEESEFRYARWKKAVQRAMNWETTEPISNGNGHK
- the LOC139532578 gene encoding glycerol kinase isoform X6; translated protein: MNSRMAASSSRVMLGPLVAAIDQGTSSTRFLVFNAKTAELLSHHQVEINQSFPKEGWVEEDPKEILQSVYECMERTCEKLTQLNIDISNIKAIGVTNQRETTLVWDKETGEPLYNAIVWLDLRTQSTVERLINKTPGRNKNHLKHKTGLPISTYFSAVKLRWLMDNVDEVAEAVLTHRAMFGTIDSWLIWCLTGGKSGGVHCTDVTNASRTMLFNIHTLDWDPELCKYFDIPMEILPKVRSSSEIYGLMKICSSLKSGSLSGIPISGCLGDQSAALVGQMCFQEGQAKNTYGTGCFLLRNTGAKPVMSEHGLLTTVAYKLGRDKPACYALEGSVAIAGAVVRWLKDNLGIIQTSTELEKLAASVGTSYGCYFVPAFSGLYAPYWEPSARGIICGLTQFTNKSHLAFAALEAVCFQTREILDAMNQDSGIPLTQLQVDGGMTSNRLLMQLQADILCIPVVKPSMPETTALGAAMAAGAAEGVSVWSLRPEDLSEVTSEKFEPQINPEESEFRYARWKKAVQRAMNWETTEPISNGNGHK